The Clavelina lepadiformis chromosome 1, kaClaLepa1.1, whole genome shotgun sequence genome segment taattgttgttttgtacaTAAAATAGTCTCTGTATGCACCCTGCACACCACTCTTAATACAACATGGGCTGTACGCCTGGTAGTTTCCGTCATCGTGATGGCGCTCACCAACATGTTCGTTTGTTTTTTCGTTCATATAAATAAGGCGTAACTATTGCTCACATAGCAATAGTTACgccaatatttttgattttgttccgTTGTTGATCATATTTAGTTGGTGAGAATAATATATTGGCTTCCGCAcgtaattaaaacaatttcctAAGCACGTTTCGCATGAAAATCGTGAGACAATTAGtccagaaaaaaatgtcttCAACTTAAGTGTTGTAGAATGCAATTTGTACAGGAAATGTATTATTGACAGGCCCAAAGCACATATCATTGTATGTAATATTGAAAGAAGCTTTAAGTTGTAGCACGGACGTTAATATAGCTTttgttgttaaacaaaaatacagaTTCGTTACCTAAGGCTCAGCTCGTATATTGGAGAGGATAAATTGGAGAAGGCATAAACAGTCAGAGCACATTTTTTGATCACAACATTGTTGCATGCTCGTGCAGGCGAACATTGAAGGACATTTATGCAGAAAGAGATACTGTAATGGTTCAGCTATGACGAGTCATTTGAAACATTGTATTGAAGGAAGCACACCTTAATTAGTTCATACCGCTTAGGtgctgaaaagaaaaacaaacaaggaaaTGCTTTAAAGCGTGAGTTCTTTGACTTTTTGTTGTGGAATGGTTCTGTGACAGTGTAAATTGTTCAGTGTTGGTACTAGGTGGTTAATTAACGAACCTAATCTTAAATACTAGGAAAGGTTTAAAGCATAACCTGACCCAGTACTGGTCTAACCATTACATAACGCAAAAAAGAATATTATTTTTGGAATTAATTAAGTGATTGGAAAAAGTGGTAAACTTTCAAAGGACGAAAACATGCAAGATGTTAACACAAGAGTGCTATAAATTGATAGGCTAATACGGTCACCAAACCCAAGAATAAGTGCCTTTTTCTGTAGCTTCTGTTATGAAAGCTGTATATCATTCTTTAATATTTATCATGTCTATCTATCTTTTTcgagtaaatataaaaatggaAGTGGTATGTCCCTGAATTGCGTAAATTTTGCATTACGTGTCAGTGAGGAAGTGAGTCGTGATACGAAGTTGGTGAAAATAATGGGAGCTATACTATAAGCAGCGTGCGGTTTTGCCAGAAAGGTGTTGGTGTTTACTCCACAATAAATTTGAATTACTGTTAGCATAATTGTTTTTAAGCTTGATTTTACTTCAAAATGATCTTTGCAGCTTTGAATTAATTAGAAAGAAACACGAAAGagcagaaaatattttatatatgcACTGCATGCCACTTCCGCAATGGATTTCACCACAAGTTTTCCGCAATTGCTTTTTGATCTGAACACGACTTCGAGGAATGCAGTCTCCATAATCTCATGCGAACCGTTTTACAGAGTCGACCTTGCAGTCTTTGCCGGCATCATTGCTATCGAGGTAAGTTACCTCTGTTCGCTTTCTGCCGTTAATTCTAATAGCCATTTTagaccaataaaaaagttatgtAATACGTGTAAGCACAAGCGTATTTAGGGGGGAGGGAAACCATTGTGCCCTCCTTCACGAACCCGACTCTTTTGGGCCATGGGCCCTTTTacgttttcattatttttggtTTATCGCATTTCCTCATTTGCGACTCTTTATCAACTATAACCTAtagaaaaatatgaaatgGACGGGTATACGGTGtttcaaaatctttgtttAAGGTTTTGgtcattgaaaaaaaaaatcgcTGTACACGGCGCTTCAAAAATGTACACCACAAGTTAGCAACTATTGTACGTATAAATATGggaatatattttttttcgAGGCATTTTAAATCGTTTTTTTGGAGacataaaaacttaaattttttgcgCTTTCCACATTTAGAAGCTGGAATATCAGCAGCAGCTTTCAATTTggtatttttgtttatcaaGCGCGCTCAACAAAGTAAAGACACGctcaattaaataaaataaaaaagtaaacaaaaggACAGGTCGAAGTGGACACAACAGTTCTGAACATATACCGGTTGGGACACTCCTTGTACTGATACCCCGGTTCTGTACACAAGGAGCCGGTTTGAATTTGACCATCGTAACTCACAGCGCAATGCATCTTACCCATGTACACATACGATGGGAGATGGCAGTCGTTCATCCGTAGTTTTGTACATCCTTTTTCCATCTTTGATTCCGTGTTTTTCAAATCCCAGCTGGGATGGACCTTGAATACCAAATTCTGCGAAAATCTCATCAAGCTGTCTTTGGAGGTCTATCGGGACCTATCTGATTGTAAGATCAATGAGCAATGGCGAAGCGAGCGATCAATTAGCGATGGCTTGCTTTACTTCAGACTTGTTTCGAAGAATGCCTGCACGGCGTAGTGCGTTGTTTTTGCCATTTTCATTCAATACCATTGGTTTCACTTATGCCTCCTCTCAACGCAATCCTGAATACGCCACTGCGTATAAGTACTGTGCAGATCCACAATTATACAAGACAGAGTCTAATAATGACTGGAGTTAAACtcattatttcaaaacttggCTTAACGTGAGTCCTTTTCGAAAACATTATACATAAAAACACTTGACTTGAATCAACAAACATATACGAAAAACAACTGCATATAACTTAGCTTAAACTAAAATAAGCTTATAGATTATTGTTATCCTTAAACAAGTAAGGTGTATATGAATAAATGAagcaaattataattttacatatatgcaaaaacaagaaatgtttCTTGTTGACAGAAACTGTAggttatttttgcttttgtatgACTTCATTGAACTTATAGTTAAAGATATCAATTAACTCGATTTCGTTAGAATATTAAAGCAAATGACTCGATTGACTTAAAATACTAAAAGATACCTAACTTGGTTTGACGGTCATGTgcagttttagttttattgaCTTATTCTTTTTCTTGTGTGTTGTGATTTTTGCACATATTTAATGTTACTCATTTGTTGCTAAAACGAATTAACTAATGGTTTAGGGTTAATTCtacttgtattttatttactatCAGCAATATtaacacatttttattatcataTTTTTAGGTGATCAAGgtttaataaatttgttttacagatCGTTTGGAACTTTTTAATTCTGGCAGCAATTTACATGAGCCGAAAAAAGCTGAGACAAAATTATGTATACTCCTATGTTACAAGCATGATATCGGCCAATATAGCGCTCGGGGTTTTGATGTTTTACACTCTTCTCGAGTTCCTCTTTGCTTTTGAGAAACCTCCCGCTCCGGTTAATCCACCTATTTCTTACAACCCGCACAAGTAACCAATATAGACTTATAATAAAGTGAATGATATTTGGTGATTCAGTAAGGTGCATGGCATGGCATTTCCGCATATACTGTGATAGTAAATAGTATTCAGGAAGTCTCAAACAGATCGATGGCTAAGAACCTATAAGGACATATCTGACACGAGGAATATTATGTCTGTATACTTTATACGTAATCAGATCAAATTCGTGTAATGATTTAAACTAATCATCATCGGTTGTAACCTGGTTTTGATTGCTTTAACCTGTGACACATATCATATTAGTGACGTTAAGAACAATTTGTCATCAGGTACAACAATAGCGACATTATCCATGTTCGAATTATGGACTGGTGGGGATTTAGAAAAACGCTTATGGTTGGGCTTTTCCTGATCATGAACGCAAACGTTGTGTGTCTCATAAGAGGAATTACCAAAACGGCTTACATCGTTGGCAGAGGTGGCGTGACCAGCGTCACGTTGCAGATTAGAATTCGTTCTTCTTCCGTTTCGTCTGACCCTGAGAAAGTGACGAGGAAACTGTTGGTATGTGATGCAATACCCttgaaaataaacagaaataaaccGATTTTGCAAGggtcagtttttttttcttaatttcGTTTTGATTTTCAGCGCGGAAAAGGAGaagcaattttaataatttctttGTCCTGGATCATCCCACTTATCTACACCCTGCTTATTTTTGGATGGAATTGCCGGGATTATTGTACCTGCTTGCCTGCATATTATAACAAGAAGCATTTTTGTTCGACAGGTAAAcgtatttaaattaaaatgttgaaGTTTTTCCAACCAGACAAATAGCTCGGGTTTCAATTAAATCTGTATGCAAGTTTAAGAAACATAACGAAATGCAGTTTAAAGTAAAACAGcaggaaacaaaaaaatttttgcaatcgATTAACATTTTATTCGAATTTTACAGAAAACGAGCCGTTGAAGTGTTCCAATATTTGGGCACCAATGCGAAAAGGTCATCTGCTTTTAGCGGTAGCTATCTGGGCTGCTCAATTAATTGCCATAGTGTTAATGTTAATATTTGCCTCAAGGAAATATTACAGAAAAGCCATCAAGCCAACTTCGCCGTCCAAACCACCTCTTGAAAAAGGTATATAGAGTTTGACAAAATCCGTGTGTATAACCATGTGTGTTGGACTGTTGGTGCTGTACAGTACATCCGCTATTAAGCTGCGTTCTTAACCTATATAGctgtataataaaagtacTTCAATgtgtagaggttggggtcgttttaggatgtagaggttgatgccgacagatgcagatacagatgcagagtttatcggtcttagcttacgttacgttattgacttagttaacctactacattagtatctgactctattgttgcgtgcggttagaattctctaacctttctgatagccgaacgttcgtattatattataacaaataccgtttgccagaaaaggcttttattgtaggtgctgtacactttctcaatattacaaataaccgagaacacaagtcatgtgactgtttacacgatgtctactgattcaatcaccacaactacagtagtacggtattacatatgtctataacttcgcgtctgtgactgaggttctgaggctctgggggagtctcacacaaaagttcaagcttataaaacgtgctgcgatgtggcggaaatatatgacaaaaaaggcatgaacatttcaaagcgtgtgaacgtgaaaatcggtgtgtttgcaatgcaaattaaatttggttaagttggaaacagttacttggaagcgacctggtaacgtactaaataaggagctttcacacgaagttattcgtagcaagttttcaaatataccaacggtagtttgcagtgttctgaaaaggcaagttttaaactccatttactagctggaaaactctttcataagaatgatgtggcgggactgaaagtttaaaaactccaattgttctggaaaacacatttctacgaaagacgtaaggattttacaaaagcgagccaagccgccacaaATGCACGAAACCATTTGTCAGATGCTGAAAACAATGACGAAATCACAACATTGCCTAGAACGCAGTCAACTGTTTCTCAAAAGGTATAATTTTAATCTATTTTCGATAACATTGTCATATTGCAGTGTAGATAAGGGCAAATTGATTTACGGCGATTTTATAGCAATGATAATAGCGATATagtaatgtattgtgcaaatataTGCTTTATAAGtatattttcgtttttatttagCCTTACAAGCCACCGCTACACCCTAGTATGAAGCTTTTAATTGTCTTGTCAACGCTCTACGTTTTATCAACTGCTCCTATGATGTTGTGTTTCTTAATTGATTCCGTCGTGACCAGTCGAACCTATGTTAGCGACCTGCTTGTTACAATTTCTTCGGCCATAGTCTTCGTGTATTGCTTTGTTGGACCAGTTTTCATGATAAAGTACATGCCTGGACTTAAATCAGCACTTGTGCGAATGTTTTTGCGTTGTGACTGTACAGTCACTACTGCCGTGACAAACGTCGCTCGTAGTGTGACCATGCGAGCCCGAAACCGTTCAAATGTGTAGTTGTCGCTTACCAAGCAAAAAGTTATGGTATATATGTCAAATGATTCTTGTCGTGCTTTTTTGTAACTTGACAGTACCATAGCGCGCTATGTTTGATTGCATAGTATTTTGAATAAGAATACCAGCATTTGCTTTGTTAACTTTCAGACCATAGATATATGTTCATTGTTGATTGTTCAGCCAAGGAGACATaataaaatctaaaacacAAGAAAGTGTGATGCGACAAAACATCAGTTTTATGCGATATCGTAAGAAGACCAAGGAAGGAAAAGAGCCAAAGCAGAATTAAAGCATTTATTTCTGTATCATATGTCAAAGCGGGTTTAATCTAGATTTGGTATTATTTCTACAGTACTTGGTATTATTTCTACAGTACACCACATTTTGATTAATTCTGACGTTGATTTTATTGCAACCGTATGTAGCAGGGCCAAGCAATGGAACAAGCAAACGTTTTTCCTCTAacccagtggttcccaaactttatctactcacgtaccatttttttggtttatgcAGCGTTCTCGTACCACCTACATTGTAGGACTATAAAAACTGACTTCAAGGATTTATTACGTAGTAATTAATGACGTTCTatttcgtcacaaagaaaccctgttttacaatccaatgcgtCAATACCCTAAGGAATTAGTATTCAGTAGGGAATATAGCATGAAATTTCACGCTCTACCTaatttatgtgaattaaaataatgccGACGACAATAAAAGATCATTTGCGATCGTTTGATGTAAGCTTGAGAAgttgctcgcgtaccacctggaagACCTTTgtgtaccactagtggtacgcgtaccatagtttgggaaccactgctctaacCTATAACATTTCAGGAAGTATATGCTGTGTTCAACCATAAACAGCTAGACATTTATAACctaaatatatttgaaatataaGTATTTTACGGGTAAAACATAGTTTGCAAATGATGTTGCTCCTTTGAATAAGAGAGCTTGAATGGTTTTATCAACACCATAACTTAAAATGATCCGATATGTTTGTGAAAAGTTAACTTTTTAACA includes the following:
- the LOC143466250 gene encoding uncharacterized protein LOC143466250 — its product is MDFTTSFPQLLFDLNTTSRNAVSIISCEPFYRVDLAVFAGIIAIEIVWNFLILAAIYMSRKKLRQNYVYSYVTSMISANIALGVLMFYTLLEFLFAFEKPPAPVNPPISYNPHKYNNSDIIHVRIMDWWGFRKTLMVGLFLIMNANVVCLIRGITKTAYIVGRGGVTSVTLQIRIRSSSVSSDPEKVTRKLLRGKGEAILIISLSWIIPLIYTLLIFGWNCRDYCTCLPAYYNKKHFCSTENEPLKCSNIWAPMRKGHLLLAVAIWAAQLIAIVLMLIFASRKYYRKAIKPTSPSKPPLEKDAENNDEITTLPRTQSTVSQKPYKPPLHPSMKLLIVLSTLYVLSTAPMMLCFLIDSVVTSRTYVSDLLVTISSAIVFVYCFVGPVFMIKYMPGLKSALVRMFLRCDCTVTTAVTNVARSVTMRARNRSNV